Sequence from the Longimicrobium sp. genome:
GCGAGTGCGGCTCCTGCTGGGCGACGAGCGCGCCGCCGCGCTGGGGCTGGACGGCGAGGTCCCCGTCCTCCTGCCCGATGCGGACCCGTCGCTCGAGGAGGAGAGCGACGCCAACCCCGCCGTGCGGGTCCATCCCGCCAACCTCGCCTACGTCATCTACACCTCGGGGTCCACGGGGCGGCCCAAGGGGGTGGCGATGGTGCGGGGCGCCCTGGTGGCGCTCCTGGACTGGCAGCGGCGCGGCTGGCTGGACGACGAGCCCGCGGCCGCGCTGCAGTTCGCCTCGCTCAGCTTCGACGTCTCCTTCCAGGAGATCTTCTCCACCTGGGACGGGGGAGGGCGGCTGGTGCTGGTGGACGAGGAGACGCGCCGCGACCCCGAGCGGCTCCTGGAGTGGGTGGAGCGGCACGGCGTCACCCGCATCTTCCTCCCCTTCGTGGCGCTGCAGAGCCTGGCCGAGGCGGCCGACGCCCTGGGACGCGTCCCGGCCGGGGTGCGCGAGGTGGTCACCGCGGGCGAGCCGCTCCAGTCGACCCCCGCGCTGCGGCGGTGGTTCGCGCGGGCCCCGCGCGCCATCCTCAAGAACGAGTACGGCCCCACCGAGGCCCACGCGGTGTGCTCGTACCGGCTGGGCGCGAGCCCGGAGGCGTGGCCCGCCCTCCCGCCGATCGGGCACCCCGTCGACGGGGCGCGGCTGTACGTGCTGGACCCGGGGATGCGGCCGGTGCCGGCGGGAGTGGCGGGGGAGCTGTACATCGGCGGCGCCGGGGTGGCCCGCGGCTACCTGGAGCGGCCGGGGCTCACCGCCGCGCGCTTCGTCCCCGACCCCTTCGGCGGGGACGGGGGGCGGCTGTACCGGACGGGGGACCGGGTCCGCTGGCTCCCGGACGGGGAGATCGCCTTCCTGGGGCGGCTGGACGGCCAGGTGAAGGTGCGGGGGCACCGGGTGGAGCTGGGCGAGGTGGAGAGCATGCTCCTGGAGCACCCCGGGGTGCCCCAGGCGGCGGCGGTGGTGCGCGAGGGCCCCTCGGGCGACCGGCGGCTGGTGGCGTACGTGGCGGGCGCCGGCGCCGGGATCGATCCCGCCGGGGTGCGCGCCTGGCTCCGCGAGCGCCTCCCGGAGCCCATGGTCCCCTCCGCGGTGGTGGTGCTGGAGAAGTTCCCCCTCACCCCCAGCGGCAAGGTGGACCGCCGGTCGCTCCCCGCCCCCGACGACGCGGCGGCGGGCGCGCGGGAGTACGTGGCGCCGCGCACCGCCGCCGAGGAGGCGGTCGCGCGGATCTGGGCCGAGGTGCTGGGGCGCGAGCGGGTGGGCGCCGAGGACGACTTCTTCGAGCTGGGCGGGCACTCGCTCCTGGCCACGCGCGTGGCCTCGCGGGTGAGCGCGGCGCTGGGGGTGCGGCTCCCCTTGAGGGCGCTCTTCGAGGCGCCCACCGTGGCCGGGGTGGCCGGGCGGGCGGAGGCGCTGCTGGGCGCCGCGGCCGACGCCGGGCCGCCGCCGATCGTCCCCGTCCCCCGCGAGGGCGGGCTCCCGCTCTCCTTCGCGCAGCAGCGGCTCTGGCTCCTGCACCACCTGGACGCCGGCGGCGCCTACAACATCCCCGTGGCGCTGCGCGTCGCGGGCGAGCTGGACGCGGCCGCCCTGGCGTGGGCGCTCACCGGGGTGGCGCGCCGCCACGAGGTGCTGCGCACCACGCTCCACGCCACCCCCGACGGCCGGCCGGTGCAGGTGGTGGGGCCCCCGGAGCCCGCCCGGATCTCCGCGGTCGACCTGTCGGCGCTGGACGGCGCGGCGCGCGAGCGCGAGGCGCGGCGGCTGGCGCGCGCCGAGTCCACGCGGCCCTTCGACCTGGAGCGGGGGCCGCTCTACCGCTGCGCGCTGCTGCGCCTGGCGCCCGGCGACACGGTGGTGCTCTTCACCCTGCACCACGTGGTGAGCGACGGCTGGTCGATGGAGATCCTGGTGCGCGAGGTGTCGGCGCTCTACGGCGCGTACCTGCGCGGCGAGGAGCCGGCGCTCGCGCCGCTGGCGGTGCAGTACGCCGACTACGCGGCGTGGCAGCGGGAGTGGCTGCGGGGCGAGGTGATGGAGCGGGAGCTGGCGTACTGGCGCGGGGCGCTCGCCGGGGCTCCCGCGGTGCTGGAGCTTCCCACCGACCGGCCGCGCCCCGCCGTCCAGGGCTTCCGGGGGCGCACCGTGTCGGCCCTGCTGGCGCCGGAGGTGGCCGGGGGGCTGGCCGAGCTGGGGCGGCGCGAGGCGGCCACCCCCAACATGACGCTCCTGGCGGCCTTCGCGGCCGTCCTCTTCCGGCACACGGGGCAGGAGAAGGTGATCGTGGGCGCGCCGGTGGCCAACCGCGCGCACCGCGAGGTGGAGGGGCTGATCGGCTTCTTCGTCAACCTCCTCCCCCTCTGCGTGGACCTGTCGGGCGATCCGCCGCTCCTGGAGCTGGTGCGCCGGGTGCGGGCCGTCTCGCTGGAGGCCTACACCCACCAGGAGCTCCCCTTCGAGCGCCTGGTCGAGGAGCTGCAGGTGCCGCGCGTTCCCGGGGTGCCGCCGCTGGTGCAGGCCGTGTTCGCCTTCGAGCACGACGCCGAGGGCGGGGACGCCGAATTCCCCGGGCTGGACGTCCGCCCGCTGGAGGGGGTGGTCGACGACACCGCCCGCTTCGACCTGCGGCTGACGGTGGTGCAGCAGGGCGGCGAGCTGGGGGCCGCGCTCCAGTACGACGTGGCGCTCTTCGACGGGGCGACCGCCGAGCGGCTGCTGGCCGACTTCCAGGCGATGGCCGCCGCGCTGGCCGCCGCGCCGGACACGCGCGTGCTGGACGTGCCGCTCGCGGGCCTCCCGGCCGCCGCGCCGCCGGCCGAGGAGCCCCGCGCCGCCCTCGCCGAGTCCGCGGAGTTCGACTTCGAGGCGCTCGGCGCGTGACCCGGCCCGATCCCCCCCTTCCGTCGAACGCCCGACCCCGTCTCCGCCGGCCGAGGTGCGCTCGAGAAGCAGCGCCGCATCTCGAACGGGGTCGGCCAGGTCGGCGGCAGGACCGGGACGAAGCTGCCCCGTCGACCCCGTCGACTCCGTGTGACACCAGGTTGCCGAGCATTGTTCTGGTTCCGAACAGATTGGAATCACACAGAGGACACAGAGAACACAGAGAAACTGAAGACGCGATCGAAGTTCTCTGTGTCCTCTGTGTCCTCCGTGTGAGGCTTTTCAGAAGCTGTACCCGAACGATGCTCTGCAACGTGGTATGAGCCCGATCCGTTGATCCGAATCCCGACCCCGAGCTCCGCAGCCTCCGCGATCCGCGGTTCGATCCCCGTTCCGCTTCCGGAATCCACCCCCCAGGTCCGGACCCCGCAGGTAACCGCATGCTAGAGACACAGACTCCGCGGCTCGCCCTCGACCGCATCCTCTGGGACGAGCGCGCCTACTGGCTGGAGCGCCTTCCGCGCGAGCCGGTCGAGCCCGTGCTGGTTCCCGACCACGCCGCCCCGGAGCGCGGCGGGGAGCGGGACGAAGCCGCGTTCGCGCTGGGCGACGGCGCGCACCGGGCGCTCTGGCGGCTCTCCCGGGGCGACCCGCTGCTGGTGCACGCGACGCTGCTGGCGGGGCTGCAGCTGTGCCTGGCGCGCTACGCGGGGTACGGCGTGGTGATCGTGGGGAGCCCGCCGCGGCTGGGCGCCGCCGGGGCGGGGGAGGAGCCCAACGCGCTCGCCGTCGCCGGCCGGGTGGAGCCCGCCACCCCCTTCCGCGACCTCCTCCTCTCCGTCCGGGATTCGCTGGCCGACGCCTACGCCCGGCAGTCGTATCCCTTCCCGCGCCTGCTGAAGGAGCTGGGGCTGGACGGCGCGGGGCCGGGGTGCCCCCTCTTCGGCGCCAGCCTGGCGCTGGAGGGGTTCCACGGGCCGCTGCTGGACGCGGGCGAGGAGCTGCGCATCGCCGTCCGCGCGGACGAGCGGGGGGTGGAGGGGACCATCCTCTACCCCGCGGCGCGCTACCGGCGCGAGACCGTGGAGGCGTTCGCCGGCCACTTCGCCCGGGCGGTGGAGGCGGCGCTCGCGGCGCCGGCGCGCCCGGTCGGCGAGCTGGAGATCATGCGGCCGGAGGAGCGGCGCCGGGTGCTGGAGGAGTGGAACGCCACGGCGCGCCCCTTCCCTCGCGACCTCTGCGTGCACGAGCTGTTCGAGGCGCAGGTCGCGCGCACGCCGGACGCGGACGCCGTGGAGTTCGGCGCGGAGCGGGTGAGCTACGCGGAGCTGAACGCGCGGGCCAACCGGCTGGCGCGGGCGCTCCGGCGGCGGGGCGTGGGCCCGGAGACGGTCGTCGCGCTCCTGCTGGAGCGCTCGCCGGAGCTGGTGGCGGGGATCCTGGGCGTCCTGAAGGCGGGCGGCGCCTACCTCCCGCTGGACCCGGAGTACCCGGCCGAGCGGCTCCGCTACATGCGCGAGGACTCGGGCGCCCGCGTGCTGGTGACGCGCGGCGCGCTCCTGGAGCGGCTGGGCGAGCTGTCGAGCGAGGACGGGATCGTGCTCCGCGTCGACGCGGACGCGGCCGAGCTGGCGGAGGGGGACGATTCCAATCTCCCGGCGGGCGCCGGGCCGGAGAACCTGGCGTACGTCATCTACACCTCCGGCTCCACGGGACGGCCCAAGGGCGCGGCGATCCGGCACCGGGGCGTGGCCAACTACCTCTCCTGGTTCGGCGCCGAGGTGCTGGGCGGCGAGGCGTACGACCTGCCGCTCATCAGCCGCCTCTCCTTCGACGCGGCGGTGCGGCAGATCTACCCGCCCCTCCTTTCCGGCGGGCGGGTGTGGATCCTCCCCGAGGAGGTGCTGCGGGAGCCCGCGGCGCTGGCGAGGGCGCTGGACGGCCGCGGGCGGCTGGTGGTGGGCGGGGTGCCGTCGCTGTGGAGCATGCTGCTGGAGGCGGTGGAGGCCGGGCAGGCGGAGCTCGGCGGGCTGCAGAAGGTGCTGCTGGGCGGCGAGGCGCTCTCGCCGGAGCTGGTGGCGCGCACGCGGGCGCGCTTCCCCGGGGTGGAGATCTGGAACCACTACGGCCCCACCGAGGCCACGGTGAATACCACCGTCCTGCGCGTGGAGCCGGGGCGCGAGGTGACGCTGGGGCGCCCGGTGGCCAACGTGCGCCTCTACGTGGTGGACGCGGCGGGCAGGCCCGTGCCGGCCGGGGTGCCGGGCGAGCTCCTGGTGGGCGGGGAAGGGGTGGGGCGCGGCTACCTGGGCCGCCCGGCGCTCACGGCGGAGCGCTTCGTCCCCGATCCCTTCGCCGCCGAGCCGGGCGCGCGCCTCTACCGCTCCGGCGACCGGGTGCGGTGGCGGGCGGACGGCGAGCTGCGCTACCTGGGCCGCATCGACGAGCAGGCGAAGGTGCGCGGCTTCCGCGTGGAGCCGGGAGAGATCGAGAGCGCGCTGGAGCGGCACCCGGCCGTGCGCCGCGCCGTGGTGGTGGCGCGCGCGGACGGGGCGGGCGCGTCGCGGCTGGTGGCCTACGTGGTGGGCGAGGGCGCGGCGGAGCCCGACCCGGCGGCGCTCAAGGCCCACCTGGCCGAGCGGCTCCCCGACTACATGGTTCCGGGCGCGTTCGTGGCGCTGGACGCCCTCCCGCTCACCCCCAGCGGGAAGGTGGACCGCCGCGCGCTCCCCGACCCCGGCGACGACGCCTCGCGCGCCGACCTGTACGTGGCGCCGCGCACGCCCGCCGAGGAGGTGCTGGCGGCGATCTGGAGCGAGGTGCTGGAGCTGGAGCGGGTGGGGGTCGAAGACAACTTCTTCGCCCTCGGCGGGCACTCGCTGGTGGCCATGCGGGTGGTCACGCGGGTGCGCGGGGCGTTCGGCGTCGAGCTGCCGCTGCGCGCCATCTTCGAGGCGCAGACGGTCCGCGCGCTGGCCGGGCGGGTGGAGGAGCTGCAGCGGGAGGAGGCGGGCGTGCAGGCGCCGCCGATCGTCCCCGTGCCGCGCGACGGCGCGCTGCCGCTCTCGTTCGCGCAGCAGCGGCTGTGGTTCATCGACCAGCTGGAGCCGGGGAGCGCGCTCTACAACATCCCCGCGGCGCTCCGGCTCACCGGCGCCCTGGACGCCGCCGGCCTGGCGTGGGCGCTCACGGAGGTGGTGCGGCGCCACGAGGTGCTGCGCACCACCTTCGCCATGAACGCGGACGGCGAGGCGGTGCAGGTGGTCCACCCGCCGGCGCCGGTGCGCCTGCCCGTGGTGGACCTCTCGGGCGTGGACGAGGCGGAGCGGGAAGCGCGGGTCGAGCGGCTGGCACGCGAGGAGGCGGCGCGGCCCTTCGATCTGGCGCGGGGGCCGGTGCTGCGCTGCACCCTGCTGCGCCTGGGCGCGGCGGACTCGGTGGTGCTCTTCACCCTGCACCACATCGCCAGCGACGCGTGGTCGTCGAAGCTCCTGCGCGCCGAGGTGACGGCGCTGTACGGGGCCTGGGTGCGCGGCGAGCCGTCGCCGCTCCCCGAGCTGCCGGTGCAGTACGCCGACTACGCCGTGTGGCAGCGCCGCTGGCTGGAGGGCGAGGTGCTGGACCGCCAGCTCGCCTACTGGAAGGAGCGCCTCGCCGGCGCGCCCGCGGTGCTGGAGCTGCCCACCGACCGGGCGCGCCTGGCCGTGGCGGGCACGCGCGGCGGGTTCGCGTCGTTCGCGCTCCCCGACGAGGTGTCGCGCGCGCTGCGCGAGCTGTCGCGGCGCGAGGGGGCCACGCTGTTCATGACGCTCCTGGCCGGGGCGGCGGCGCTCTTCTCGCGCTACGCGGGCCGGCCCGACGTGGTGCTGGGCACCCCGATCGCCAGCCGCTCGCGCGGCGAGACGGAGCGGCTGATCGGCTTCTTCGTGAACACGCTGGCGCTGCGGGTCGACCTCTCGGGCGACCCCACCGTGCGCGAGCTGCTGGGCCGGGTGCGCGAGACGGCGCTGGGCGCGTACGCGCACCAGGACCTGCCGTTCGAGCGGCTGGTGGAGGAGCTGGACGTGGAGCGCAGCCTGGGACGCACGCCGCTCTTCCAGGTGCTCTTCACGCTGGAGGCGGCGGAAGCCGGCGGCGGCGGTCCGCCGGCGCCGGGCGGGCTGCGGATGGAGGCGCTGCCGACGGCGAGCGGGACGGCCAAGTTCGACCTCGACCTGGGGATGGTC
This genomic interval carries:
- a CDS encoding amino acid adenylation domain-containing protein, whose protein sequence is SPTELGLERPAGDGAAAAGYARVERTLGPEATERLRAAARRHGLTVNTLAQGAWALLLSRYGGEADVVFGVTVSGRPPELPGVEEIVGLFINTLPVRVRVEDERPAVEWLRALQARQAEMRDYEFTPLTQVQRWSEVPVGTPLFDTLFVFNNQPVEDGGLGRGERALSIAGKPERDQTNYPLTLSVAPMGDDLLFLADHARAHLGGEAVERLLDHYARLLEWLAAAGDRPLGAAELLSDEERERVLREWGEAPLIPPLGPAVHERFERWAERAPGAVAVVADGREWSYGELNARANRLAWRLMRAGVGPDERVGVCMRRSAAQLAAVLAVLKAGGAYVPLDPAYPRERLAFMLRDARVRLLLGDERAAALGLDGEVPVLLPDADPSLEEESDANPAVRVHPANLAYVIYTSGSTGRPKGVAMVRGALVALLDWQRRGWLDDEPAAALQFASLSFDVSFQEIFSTWDGGGRLVLVDEETRRDPERLLEWVERHGVTRIFLPFVALQSLAEAADALGRVPAGVREVVTAGEPLQSTPALRRWFARAPRAILKNEYGPTEAHAVCSYRLGASPEAWPALPPIGHPVDGARLYVLDPGMRPVPAGVAGELYIGGAGVARGYLERPGLTAARFVPDPFGGDGGRLYRTGDRVRWLPDGEIAFLGRLDGQVKVRGHRVELGEVESMLLEHPGVPQAAAVVREGPSGDRRLVAYVAGAGAGIDPAGVRAWLRERLPEPMVPSAVVVLEKFPLTPSGKVDRRSLPAPDDAAAGAREYVAPRTAAEEAVARIWAEVLGRERVGAEDDFFELGGHSLLATRVASRVSAALGVRLPLRALFEAPTVAGVAGRAEALLGAAADAGPPPIVPVPREGGLPLSFAQQRLWLLHHLDAGGAYNIPVALRVAGELDAAALAWALTGVARRHEVLRTTLHATPDGRPVQVVGPPEPARISAVDLSALDGAAREREARRLARAESTRPFDLERGPLYRCALLRLAPGDTVVLFTLHHVVSDGWSMEILVREVSALYGAYLRGEEPALAPLAVQYADYAAWQREWLRGEVMERELAYWRGALAGAPAVLELPTDRPRPAVQGFRGRTVSALLAPEVAGGLAELGRREAATPNMTLLAAFAAVLFRHTGQEKVIVGAPVANRAHREVEGLIGFFVNLLPLCVDLSGDPPLLELVRRVRAVSLEAYTHQELPFERLVEELQVPRVPGVPPLVQAVFAFEHDAEGGDAEFPGLDVRPLEGVVDDTARFDLRLTVVQQGGELGAALQYDVALFDGATAERLLADFQAMAAALAAAPDTRVLDVPLAGLPAAAPPAEEPRAALAESAEFDFEALGA